A single window of Candidatus Microthrix subdominans DNA harbors:
- the map gene encoding type I methionyl aminopeptidase: MVKRKRRRVRRISTPPPSGPIEAGLISPRRSVPTGIGRPEYALDGEPSSRTSRAVRTEDELARMRVSGRLAAEVLNEVCAAVEVGITTDELDRIGHEAAVARDSYPSPLNYRGFPKSLCTSVNEVICHGIPDSRRLTDGDIINIDITVFHDGVHGDTSCTVLVGDVDEESRRLVRVTRAAMHAGIGAVAPGARVQDIGRAIEAEVDRHGGRFGIVREFIGHGIGDQFHTSLQIPHYFDPRATTVLEPGMTFTIEPMITVGPAEVWMWDDDWTALTVSGQRTAQFEHTMVVTETGVELLTMPADGPPAEERFAEAVASTTAN; the protein is encoded by the coding sequence ATGGTGAAACGCAAGCGACGTCGCGTGCGACGCATCTCCACCCCTCCGCCCTCCGGCCCGATCGAAGCCGGGCTGATCAGCCCCCGCCGCTCCGTTCCAACCGGCATCGGCCGCCCCGAGTACGCCCTCGACGGCGAACCGTCGTCGCGCACCAGCCGTGCGGTGCGAACCGAGGACGAGCTGGCTCGCATGAGGGTGTCGGGCCGCTTGGCCGCCGAGGTGCTCAACGAGGTCTGTGCCGCCGTCGAGGTGGGCATCACCACCGACGAGCTCGATCGGATCGGTCACGAGGCAGCCGTCGCACGCGACAGCTACCCCAGCCCGCTCAACTATCGGGGCTTTCCCAAGTCACTGTGCACCTCGGTCAACGAGGTCATCTGCCACGGCATCCCCGACAGCCGGCGCCTCACCGACGGCGACATCATCAACATCGACATCACCGTGTTTCACGATGGGGTCCACGGCGACACCAGCTGCACCGTGTTGGTCGGCGACGTCGACGAGGAGAGCCGACGACTGGTGCGGGTCACCCGCGCCGCAATGCACGCCGGCATCGGAGCGGTCGCCCCTGGCGCCAGGGTTCAGGACATCGGTAGGGCAATCGAGGCCGAGGTCGATCGCCACGGCGGCCGGTTCGGCATCGTGCGGGAGTTCATCGGCCACGGCATCGGCGACCAATTCCACACCAGCCTGCAGATCCCCCACTACTTCGACCCGCGGGCGACCACCGTGCTCGAGCCTGGCATGACGTTCACGATCGAGCCGATGATCACGGTGGGCCCGGCCGAGGTGTGGATGTGGGACGACGACTGGACGGCCCTCACCGTCAGCGGCCAGCGCACGGCCCAGTTCGAGCACACGATGGTGGTCACCGAGACCGGTGTGGAGCTGCTCACCATGCCCGCCGACGGTCCACCGGCCGAGGAGCGCTTCGCCGAGGCCGTGGCCTCGACCACCGCCAACTGA
- the moaA gene encoding GTP 3',8-cyclase MoaA: MQQLSDTFGRVHRDLRISVTDRCNFRCTYCMPAEGMEWLPRGEVLSFEEIERLASLLVQRYGFDSIRLTGGEPTVRAHLPRLVERLSRLGVDLSLTTNGATLSLLASALADAGLARINVSLDTLRSDRFVEMTRRDSFDAVIDGIRSAKLAGLDPVKINVVAMAGVNDDELVDFARFGRTEGVEVRFIEFMPLDADGAWQRSAVLSQADIVARIDEVYPLVAIPKGNAPAERFAFADGGGAPGGTHIGVIASVTQPFCATCDRVRLTADGKLRNCLFSADETDLRALLRAGAGDDEVAAAIEGCVEDKRAGHAIGQVNFIRPSRSMSQIGG; encoded by the coding sequence GTGCAACAGCTGAGCGACACCTTCGGGCGGGTCCACCGCGACCTGCGTATCTCGGTGACCGATCGCTGCAACTTTCGCTGTACCTACTGCATGCCCGCCGAAGGGATGGAGTGGTTGCCTCGCGGTGAGGTGCTGAGCTTCGAGGAGATCGAGCGCCTGGCGTCGCTGCTCGTCCAGCGCTACGGGTTTGACTCGATCCGGTTGACCGGCGGCGAGCCGACCGTGCGGGCCCACCTGCCCCGGTTGGTCGAACGGCTGTCCCGCCTCGGCGTCGACCTGTCGCTGACGACCAACGGCGCCACCCTGTCGCTGCTCGCATCGGCGCTGGCCGACGCCGGACTGGCCCGGATCAACGTCTCGCTCGACACGCTGCGCAGCGACCGCTTTGTGGAGATGACCCGCCGCGATTCCTTCGACGCCGTGATCGATGGCATCCGATCGGCCAAGTTGGCGGGGCTCGACCCGGTGAAGATCAACGTGGTGGCGATGGCGGGCGTCAACGACGACGAGCTGGTCGATTTCGCCCGGTTCGGTCGTACCGAGGGGGTGGAGGTGCGGTTCATCGAGTTCATGCCCCTCGACGCTGATGGGGCATGGCAGCGCTCGGCGGTGCTCAGCCAGGCCGACATCGTTGCGCGTATCGACGAGGTGTACCCGTTGGTGGCGATCCCGAAGGGCAACGCTCCGGCCGAGCGCTTTGCGTTCGCCGACGGTGGGGGAGCACCGGGGGGTACCCACATCGGGGTGATCGCCTCGGTCACCCAGCCGTTCTGCGCCACGTGCGACCGAGTGCGCCTCACCGCTGATGGCAAGCTGCGCAACTGCTTGTTCTCGGCCGACGAAACCGACCTTCGAGCGCTGCTGCGCGCCGGCGCCGGCGACGATGAAGTGGCGGCGGCGATCGAGGGGTGCGTCGAGGACAAACGCGCCGGCCATGCGATTGGCCAGGTCAACTTCATCCGGCCGAGTCGATCGATGAGTCAGATCGGCGGGTAA
- the galU gene encoding UTP--glucose-1-phosphate uridylyltransferase GalU, whose protein sequence is MNPDVVNSSDGTPPPSAAKRVTKAVIPAAGLGTRFLPATKAQPKEMLPVVDRPAIQYVVEEAVAAGIDDILIITGRNKRSLEDHFDRNFELEYLLESKGKMEELSEVVELADLADIHFVRQGEPLGLGHAVSVARKHIGDNPFVVMLGDDIMTHRPPLISEMMDLHGRTGGSVIALKEVPHEEISLYGCAEPGDRVGDVVEFRGVVEKPAPEDAPSNLAVVGRYLFTPRIFEFLEDAQPGVGGEIQLTDAMDKLLAVEPMHGLIFESGRYDIGQKIDFLRATVEMTLERDDLGPEFASFLARLVAERGLT, encoded by the coding sequence ATGAATCCCGATGTCGTGAACAGCTCCGATGGAACACCACCGCCCAGCGCCGCCAAACGCGTGACCAAGGCCGTGATCCCGGCGGCCGGTTTGGGCACGCGCTTTCTTCCCGCCACCAAGGCACAGCCCAAGGAGATGTTGCCGGTTGTCGATCGGCCGGCCATCCAATACGTGGTCGAGGAGGCGGTGGCCGCCGGCATCGACGACATTTTGATCATCACCGGTCGCAACAAGCGCAGCCTGGAGGACCACTTCGACCGCAACTTCGAACTGGAGTATCTCCTCGAGTCGAAGGGGAAGATGGAGGAGCTGAGCGAGGTGGTCGAGCTTGCCGACCTCGCCGACATCCACTTTGTGCGCCAGGGTGAACCCCTCGGCCTGGGCCACGCCGTGTCGGTCGCCCGCAAGCACATCGGCGACAACCCGTTCGTTGTCATGCTCGGCGACGACATCATGACGCATCGACCCCCGCTGATCTCCGAAATGATGGACCTGCACGGGCGAACCGGTGGCTCGGTCATCGCGTTGAAAGAGGTCCCTCACGAGGAGATCTCGCTGTACGGCTGCGCCGAGCCCGGCGACCGCGTCGGCGACGTCGTCGAGTTTCGGGGCGTGGTCGAGAAACCGGCGCCCGAGGATGCCCCGTCCAACCTGGCGGTCGTCGGCCGTTACCTGTTCACCCCCCGGATCTTCGAGTTTCTCGAGGACGCACAACCGGGTGTCGGGGGCGAGATCCAGCTGACCGATGCGATGGACAAGCTGTTGGCGGTCGAGCCGATGCACGGCCTGATCTTCGAATCGGGGCGCTACGACATCGGCCAGAAGATCGACTTCCTGCGGGCCACGGTCGAGATGACCCTCGAGCGGGACGATCTCGGCCCGGAGTTCGCCTCGTTTCTCGCCCGGTTGGTTGCCGAGCGGGGCCTGACGTGA
- a CDS encoding TldD/PmbA family protein: protein MSARTGSAATGRSPGAAGLVDPEELLGRAEDLVSTARPGEQIDVSLGASVDTEIRAYGGAIESLSSARSEGALVRVIVDGRSGVATATLTDPAALAELLVEARTNAADAGVDPTAAVASPDGVQPPDIELYDARIEALSVDDKADLALALEAAVLGGDARMCGVEGADYGDSVIVSAVANSAGVRAAQRESGAGLSVYAMASDGSETQTGFGFAVGRSAEELSVERTAADAVERAVRLLGATRPPSGRVDAVLDPWVTAQFLGVIAEMLSGEEVRKGRSPFADRLGESVASPLLSLLDDPTDPLGPGASRTDDEGLACRQVGLIDGGRLTSYLHNSVTGAALGTASTGSAIRVGSSLNVGPRAVRLMPGSTTRQGVLASVGDGILVTEVSGLHSGVNPTSGDFSCGVEGLRVRDGEVAEPIREAIVASTLQRMLADVIAVGDDESWFPIDAAGVSLSIQGLSLAGS from the coding sequence GTGAGCGCCCGCACCGGTTCCGCCGCAACCGGTCGGTCGCCGGGTGCCGCCGGCCTCGTCGATCCCGAGGAGTTGTTGGGTCGGGCGGAGGACCTGGTGTCCACCGCCCGTCCGGGGGAGCAGATCGACGTCAGCTTGGGCGCCTCGGTCGATACCGAGATTCGGGCTTACGGCGGCGCGATCGAGTCGCTGTCCTCGGCCCGTTCCGAGGGTGCACTCGTCCGGGTGATCGTCGACGGGCGCTCTGGGGTGGCCACCGCCACCCTGACCGACCCGGCGGCGCTGGCCGAACTGCTCGTCGAGGCCCGCACCAACGCCGCCGACGCCGGTGTCGACCCGACCGCAGCGGTGGCATCGCCCGACGGCGTGCAGCCTCCCGACATCGAGCTGTACGACGCCCGCATCGAGGCGCTGTCGGTCGACGATAAGGCCGATTTGGCCTTGGCGCTCGAGGCCGCCGTGCTCGGGGGCGACGCCCGCATGTGCGGGGTCGAGGGCGCCGACTACGGCGACTCGGTGATCGTGTCGGCGGTCGCCAACTCTGCCGGCGTGCGGGCCGCCCAGCGCGAAAGCGGCGCCGGCCTGTCCGTCTACGCCATGGCGTCCGATGGGTCCGAGACCCAAACCGGTTTCGGCTTCGCCGTGGGCCGCAGCGCCGAGGAACTCTCCGTCGAGCGTACCGCCGCCGACGCGGTCGAGCGGGCCGTGCGCCTACTCGGCGCCACCCGGCCGCCCAGCGGTCGCGTCGATGCCGTGCTCGACCCCTGGGTGACCGCGCAGTTTCTCGGGGTGATCGCCGAGATGCTCTCCGGCGAGGAGGTGCGCAAGGGACGCTCGCCCTTCGCCGACCGGTTGGGCGAGTCGGTGGCCTCGCCGCTGCTGTCGCTGCTCGACGATCCCACCGACCCGCTCGGTCCCGGTGCATCGCGCACCGACGACGAGGGCCTGGCCTGTCGCCAGGTCGGGCTGATCGACGGTGGCCGGTTGACCAGCTATCTGCACAACTCGGTGACCGGCGCAGCGCTCGGCACAGCCTCGACCGGCTCGGCGATCCGGGTTGGATCCTCGCTGAACGTCGGGCCTCGGGCGGTCCGCCTCATGCCCGGCTCCACCACCCGTCAGGGCGTCCTGGCCTCGGTGGGCGACGGGATCCTCGTCACCGAGGTGTCCGGGCTGCACTCGGGCGTCAACCCGACGTCGGGCGACTTCAGCTGCGGGGTCGAGGGGCTGCGCGTGCGCGACGGCGAGGTGGCCGAACCGATCCGGGAGGCGATCGTCGCCTCGACCCTCCAGCGCATGCTGGCCGACGTGATCGCAGTCGGTGACGATGAATCGTGGTTCCCAATCGACGCTGCCGGCGTCAGCCTGTCGATCCAGGGCCTCAGCCTGGCGGGTTCATGA
- a CDS encoding D-alanyl-D-alanine carboxypeptidase family protein, with protein sequence MAAWAAVAVTLISGVTSASIPAGAAPSRTDYASEAKRLAGEREQVRAQRASKASQIDALAADDDKVSAALNDLNQNVSSQQDLLLEAQKGVQDSQRQAKEAEKRATDAETKLGKLRDGLADRAAKAFVTMPGQSFGAASEDTGPTQLMTRRTYLNLVAGNDRTQVEDLRATEQDLSAARASAASASERAKNRRAEVSSRLGRLQAAQAEQLDFQEEVANRIASASAEAEGLAAQDEKLSTELVKQQLALTAQLKKAEEDRKAKIAALQQAKLKQAADLQAAAEAQRAAAAQASSGGGGGGGGGGGSSAPSGGGGAPVGISGSGSIVSVGGIRVHSSIAGNLSNMLGAAQAAGLNLGGGGFRDPSDQVRVRRSNCGSSSYSIYQAPASSCSPPTARPGSSQHEQGLAIDFTMGGSALSSGSSAYNWLKANAAQYGFHNLPGEPWHWSTSGR encoded by the coding sequence ATGGCCGCTTGGGCGGCCGTGGCCGTGACGCTCATCTCCGGCGTGACCTCGGCGTCGATCCCGGCCGGGGCCGCCCCGTCTCGAACCGATTACGCCTCGGAGGCCAAGCGGCTGGCCGGGGAGCGAGAGCAGGTTCGGGCTCAGCGGGCGTCGAAGGCGTCCCAGATCGACGCGCTGGCGGCTGATGACGACAAGGTCTCGGCGGCCCTGAACGACCTCAACCAGAACGTCAGCTCCCAGCAGGACCTGTTGTTGGAGGCCCAGAAGGGTGTGCAGGATTCCCAGCGTCAGGCCAAGGAGGCCGAGAAGCGGGCCACCGACGCCGAAACCAAGCTGGGCAAGCTACGCGACGGTTTGGCCGATCGTGCCGCCAAGGCATTCGTCACCATGCCGGGCCAGAGCTTTGGTGCGGCCTCGGAGGATACCGGGCCCACCCAGCTGATGACCCGCCGCACCTACCTCAACCTGGTAGCCGGCAACGATCGAACCCAGGTCGAAGACCTGCGCGCCACCGAGCAGGACCTGAGTGCCGCCCGCGCCAGCGCCGCGTCGGCATCGGAGCGGGCGAAGAACCGGCGGGCCGAGGTGTCCTCGCGGCTGGGCAGGCTCCAGGCGGCTCAGGCGGAGCAGCTCGACTTTCAGGAGGAGGTGGCCAACCGCATCGCTTCGGCCTCCGCCGAGGCGGAAGGGCTGGCCGCACAGGATGAGAAGCTCTCGACCGAGTTGGTCAAGCAGCAGCTGGCGTTGACAGCGCAGCTGAAGAAGGCCGAGGAAGATCGCAAGGCCAAGATCGCTGCGCTGCAGCAGGCCAAGCTGAAACAAGCGGCCGATCTGCAGGCCGCAGCCGAGGCTCAGCGCGCCGCAGCGGCCCAGGCCTCCTCGGGTGGCGGTGGCGGTGGCGGTGGAGGCGGCGGTAGCTCGGCGCCTTCGGGAGGCGGCGGCGCGCCGGTGGGTATCAGCGGCAGCGGCAGCATCGTCAGCGTCGGTGGCATCCGGGTGCACAGCTCGATCGCCGGCAACCTTTCCAACATGCTCGGTGCGGCGCAAGCTGCCGGCCTCAACCTCGGCGGCGGCGGGTTCCGCGACCCGTCCGATCAGGTCCGTGTTCGCCGCAGCAACTGCGGTTCGTCCAGCTACTCGATCTACCAGGCCCCGGCGTCGTCGTGCAGCCCACCGACCGCTCGTCCGGGTTCATCCCAGCACGAGCAGGGCCTGGCCATCGACTTCACGATGGGCGGCTCGGCGCTGAGCTCTGGAAGCTCCGCATACAACTGGCTGAAGGCCAACGCCGCCCAATACGGGTTCCACAATCTCCCCGGTGAACCCTGGCACTGGTCTACCAGTGGGCGGTAG
- a CDS encoding FmdB family transcriptional regulator yields MPIYEYRCRDCGEALEVRQAFTDDALTECPHCKGSLRKIFSTPGISFKGSGFYKTDSRSGGSGSSSTSTSSSTDSAKQKKSESSGSDSSGSSDSSSSDSGSSGSSSGSGDSASKSPAKSTAGASSGD; encoded by the coding sequence ATGCCAATCTATGAATACCGATGCCGGGACTGCGGCGAGGCGTTGGAAGTGCGCCAGGCCTTCACCGACGATGCGCTGACCGAGTGCCCCCACTGCAAGGGCAGCCTGCGCAAGATCTTCTCCACCCCCGGCATCTCGTTCAAGGGCTCCGGGTTCTACAAGACCGACAGCAGAAGCGGTGGCTCCGGCTCGTCGTCGACATCGACCTCGTCGAGCACCGACTCGGCCAAGCAGAAGAAATCCGAGTCCTCCGGTTCCGACTCCTCGGGCTCCTCGGATTCGAGCTCCTCGGATTCGGGCTCCTCCGGTTCGAGCTCGGGCTCGGGTGACTCCGCCTCGAAGTCACCGGCCAAGTCGACCGCCGGCGCCTCCAGCGGCGACTGA
- a CDS encoding molybdopterin molybdotransferase MoeA gives MTPLDEARSFVVGLGSKLGSVEVPVADADGLVLAEDVVATEPVPGDDNAAMDGWGLRSADATEPGATLRVVGRQMAGLADPGLTVGPGEAVRIMTGAPIPAGVDAVEMVERTSVSDGNDRNEAVTFELSVPVGQFIRRAGEDVSPGQRVLPAGTRLTPAAIGVAVSVGRRRVTVVRRPRVGVVSTGDELVTEDRPLRTGELRDSNRPGLLAAVARMGAEAVDLGRVPDDEALIEAALLRGAEDCDLVLSSGGVSMGDADLVKVILARLGDMRWMQVAIKPAKPLAAGTVGSTPVVGLPGNPVSSHVSFMLFAAPLIARLAGRNDPILRLRATLVDGLAGRPAAEVNGRVDERTHFTRVLVESDDEGVWTARSAGGQGSHQLSTMALANGLATQPGGVAIEPGAEATILMLP, from the coding sequence GTGACCCCACTCGACGAGGCGCGCTCGTTCGTTGTTGGCCTGGGGTCGAAGCTCGGGAGCGTCGAGGTGCCCGTCGCCGACGCCGACGGCCTGGTGCTCGCCGAGGACGTGGTCGCAACAGAACCCGTCCCCGGCGACGACAACGCGGCGATGGACGGCTGGGGCCTGCGATCGGCCGATGCCACCGAACCGGGCGCGACCCTGCGGGTCGTCGGACGCCAGATGGCCGGCCTGGCCGACCCGGGCCTGACGGTCGGCCCAGGCGAGGCGGTGCGCATCATGACCGGGGCGCCCATTCCGGCCGGGGTCGATGCGGTGGAGATGGTGGAGCGGACCTCGGTGAGCGACGGAAACGACCGGAACGAAGCGGTCACCTTTGAGCTCTCCGTGCCGGTCGGGCAGTTCATCCGACGGGCCGGCGAGGATGTGTCGCCCGGCCAGCGTGTGCTGCCCGCCGGGACCCGGCTCACCCCCGCCGCCATCGGGGTGGCGGTCTCGGTCGGCCGTCGGCGGGTGACGGTCGTCCGACGCCCCCGGGTCGGTGTCGTGTCGACCGGCGACGAGCTGGTGACCGAGGACCGGCCGCTGCGGACGGGCGAGCTGCGCGACTCGAACCGCCCGGGGTTGTTGGCAGCGGTGGCCCGGATGGGCGCGGAGGCGGTCGATCTGGGACGGGTGCCCGACGACGAGGCGTTGATCGAGGCAGCACTGCTGCGAGGGGCCGAGGACTGCGACCTCGTCCTCAGCTCCGGCGGGGTGTCGATGGGGGATGCCGACCTGGTCAAGGTGATCCTCGCTCGACTCGGCGACATGCGCTGGATGCAGGTGGCGATCAAGCCGGCCAAGCCACTGGCCGCCGGCACGGTTGGATCGACCCCGGTGGTGGGCCTGCCGGGCAACCCGGTGTCGTCGCACGTGTCCTTCATGTTGTTCGCCGCCCCGTTGATCGCCCGCTTGGCCGGTCGAAACGATCCGATCCTGCGGCTGCGGGCGACGCTGGTCGACGGGCTGGCCGGTCGACCGGCCGCCGAGGTGAATGGCCGGGTGGACGAGCGCACCCACTTCACCAGGGTGCTGGTCGAGTCGGACGATGAGGGCGTCTGGACCGCCCGGTCGGCGGGAGGGCAGGGCAGCCATCAACTGTCGACGATGGCGCTGGCCAATGGACTGGCGACCCAACCGGGCGGGGTGGCGATCGAGCCCGGCGCCGAGGCGACCATCCTGATGTTGCCGTGA
- the moaC gene encoding cyclic pyranopterin monophosphate synthase MoaC, which yields MVEQPLTHLDPLGRARMVDVTQKEVSARRATARGRVLMTPETTALIARGEVSKGDVLAVARVAGIQAAKRTSDLIPLCHPVGIGGILINFRIDDAWVEVEARVETVDRTGVEMEALTAVSVACLTIYDMCKSVDRAMTLGEITLWEKTGGRSGAYRRQGDEVGEGRDGPGSSGSATFDR from the coding sequence ATGGTCGAACAGCCGCTGACCCACCTCGACCCGTTGGGGCGAGCCCGCATGGTTGACGTCACCCAGAAGGAGGTCTCCGCCCGCCGGGCCACCGCCCGTGGGCGGGTGCTGATGACCCCCGAGACGACCGCGCTGATCGCCCGGGGTGAGGTGTCGAAGGGCGACGTGCTGGCGGTGGCGCGCGTGGCGGGGATCCAGGCGGCGAAGCGGACGAGCGACCTCATCCCGCTGTGCCACCCGGTGGGGATCGGCGGGATCCTGATCAACTTCCGCATCGACGACGCCTGGGTCGAGGTCGAAGCTCGGGTGGAGACCGTCGACCGCACCGGCGTCGAAATGGAAGCGTTAACCGCCGTCTCGGTCGCCTGTTTGACGATCTATGACATGTGTAAATCGGTCGACAGGGCGATGACGCTGGGCGAGATCACCTTGTGGGAGAAGACCGGGGGTCGCTCCGGTGCGTACCGTCGCCAGGGCGACGAGGTTGGCGAGGGGCGCGATGGACCGGGCTCCAGCGGCTCCGCGACCTTTGACCGATGA
- a CDS encoding TldD/PmbA family protein yields MSDATTTDRSGDARGDRGEAALATEAELRALCGRVRDQAKAGEYVEVAAARNEGTAVKVHGGQVESLTASVTASLGIRVVVDGRVGFAHAGSLADDVIADTLGQARENVAFAEVDPHLALARPDGVEVVAQPALRNNLVAAIPVEDKVARALELERRTIELDPRVSGVRVASYSDGWGSSALVSTEGIDVASSGSHCSAATQPLAVADGETQIGVGWDATRDPALLDLAEIAADGVERATRLLGASQPPSARMPIVLEPRLTATLWGIVAGMLSGEAVVKGRSPFADRLGEEVAASSLTLVDDPTDPDSLGAEEYDGEGLACRRNVLISDGMLSSFLLNCTTANRLGVSSNACAVRGSRSLPGAGAIALAMAPGVGTAEQLRASVGDGLLVNSFTGLHSGVNPISGDFSVGADGLMIRNGQVAEPAREITLASTIQRLLSGVIAVGGQLERLPSGSSMPWIVIDDVSLGGR; encoded by the coding sequence ATGAGCGACGCAACGACAACGGACCGATCGGGTGACGCTCGGGGCGACCGGGGAGAGGCAGCGCTGGCGACCGAGGCCGAGCTGCGGGCCCTGTGCGGACGGGTGCGCGATCAGGCCAAGGCCGGCGAGTACGTCGAGGTGGCTGCGGCCCGCAACGAGGGAACGGCGGTCAAGGTGCACGGCGGCCAGGTGGAGTCGCTGACCGCGTCGGTGACCGCCTCCCTGGGCATCCGGGTGGTGGTCGACGGCCGGGTCGGTTTCGCCCATGCTGGGTCGCTCGCCGACGACGTCATCGCCGACACCTTGGGCCAGGCACGTGAGAACGTCGCCTTCGCCGAGGTCGACCCGCACCTGGCGCTCGCCCGGCCCGACGGCGTGGAGGTGGTGGCCCAGCCGGCGCTGCGAAACAACCTGGTCGCGGCAATTCCCGTCGAGGACAAGGTGGCCCGGGCGTTGGAGCTCGAGCGTCGCACGATCGAGCTCGACCCCAGGGTGAGCGGCGTCCGGGTGGCGAGCTACTCCGACGGGTGGGGCTCGAGCGCGCTGGTGTCCACCGAGGGTATTGACGTCGCCTCGTCCGGATCGCACTGCTCGGCGGCCACCCAGCCGCTGGCGGTGGCCGACGGCGAGACCCAGATCGGCGTCGGCTGGGACGCCACACGCGATCCGGCGCTGCTCGACCTGGCCGAGATCGCCGCCGATGGGGTCGAGCGGGCGACGCGCCTGCTCGGTGCATCGCAGCCGCCGAGCGCCCGCATGCCGATCGTGTTGGAACCACGGCTGACAGCGACGCTGTGGGGCATCGTGGCGGGGATGTTGTCGGGTGAAGCGGTCGTCAAGGGCCGGTCGCCGTTCGCCGACCGCCTCGGCGAGGAGGTGGCGGCCTCGTCCCTCACCCTCGTCGATGACCCGACCGACCCGGACAGCCTGGGCGCCGAGGAGTATGACGGGGAGGGCCTGGCCTGCCGCCGCAACGTGCTGATCTCCGACGGCATGCTGTCGAGCTTCCTGCTCAACTGCACGACCGCCAACCGCCTCGGGGTGTCCTCCAACGCCTGCGCGGTGCGGGGCAGCCGCTCGCTGCCCGGCGCCGGCGCGATCGCTCTGGCCATGGCGCCCGGCGTCGGGACTGCCGAGCAGTTGCGGGCCTCGGTGGGCGATGGGCTGTTGGTCAACTCCTTCACCGGGTTGCACTCGGGGGTCAACCCCATCTCGGGTGACTTCTCGGTTGGTGCCGATGGGTTGATGATCCGCAACGGTCAGGTGGCGGAGCCGGCGAGGGAGATCACGCTGGCATCGACGATCCAGCGACTGCTCAGCGGGGTGATCGCCGTCGGTGGTCAGCTCGAACGGCTGCCGTCGGGTTCCTCGATGCCCTGGATCGTGATCGACGACGTGTCGCTCGGCGGGCGCTAG